From the genome of Phytohabitans rumicis, one region includes:
- a CDS encoding AbfB domain-containing protein, protein MPDSVRNPADGAESDIAPIRLRLAMTPRPHAGRGPVTRRRMLLGGVTMLSALALMAVAASDRGMVEPATLDEPPAAALPGEVGVPASRTDPTIVTTGPAGVTTGPAVAHPGGGNRGGVPSRSTGGGAATPAAPSPSPSATTPPLRAGARVGLEPVSKPGFRVRHRDFAGRIDRIGSGSGALDRADSSFTVRAGLASSSCASFESVNFPGYYLRHQNFQIVLHRYDGTQLFRADATFCPVTGLTGQETSLRSYNYPSRYLLHRDSRLVIESGGSAASATFAVRTALA, encoded by the coding sequence GTGCCAGACTCGGTGCGCAACCCAGCAGATGGCGCGGAAAGCGACATCGCGCCGATCCGGCTGCGGCTGGCGATGACACCGAGACCGCACGCCGGCCGTGGGCCGGTGACCCGGCGACGGATGCTGCTGGGCGGCGTGACCATGCTGTCCGCGCTCGCGCTCATGGCCGTGGCGGCGAGCGACCGGGGCATGGTCGAGCCGGCCACGCTGGACGAGCCGCCGGCCGCGGCGCTGCCCGGCGAGGTGGGCGTCCCGGCGAGCCGAACCGACCCGACCATCGTGACCACCGGCCCCGCCGGGGTGACCACCGGTCCGGCCGTCGCCCACCCCGGCGGTGGCAATCGTGGTGGGGTCCCCAGCCGGTCCACCGGCGGTGGCGCCGCCACGCCGGCCGCGCCCTCCCCGTCCCCGTCCGCGACGACACCGCCGCTGCGCGCCGGCGCGCGGGTCGGTCTGGAGCCGGTGAGCAAGCCAGGCTTCCGGGTACGGCACCGCGACTTCGCCGGGCGGATCGACCGCATCGGATCGGGCAGCGGCGCGCTCGACCGGGCCGACAGCTCCTTCACGGTACGGGCCGGCCTCGCCAGCTCCAGTTGCGCCTCCTTCGAGTCGGTCAACTTCCCCGGGTACTACCTGCGGCACCAGAACTTCCAGATCGTCCTGCACCGGTACGACGGCACCCAGCTCTTCAGGGCGGATGCCACGTTCTGTCCCGTCACCGGGCTGACCGGACAGGAAACCTCGCTGCGGTCGTACAACTATCCGAGCCGCTATCTGCTGCACCGCGACTCCCGGCTCGTCATCGAATCGGGCGGCTCGGCGGCGTCGGCGACATTCGCGGTAAGGACAGCGTTGGCGTGA
- a CDS encoding M20 family metallopeptidase, translating into MDHLLSAADELLTIASTADRPGELRRAIDYVLDFVGPGFTVERFESNGVPSALVYCGNPRPEFAVILNAHLDVVPGSPDQFHPRRDGDRLYARGAQDMKVSALALAQAFRDTAAALPYPIALQLVADEEVGGRNGTLHQLQSGVTGRFVIIGEHSRLDIVADSKGLVHANLRASGRGGHGAYPWLGDNALLKLVRTVTRLQDAYPPPAEEAWRTTVNLARIETPNRAYNQIPADAEAWLDIRFPPEDATFAGATADGMAAYLGGFCEPGVTVTINHVDGPHHADHDRPEIAHLRRAAQDQGFASDFLYKHGAGDGRFYSARGIAAVAFGVGGHGQHGPEEYAEIPTIDPYYRALRQFLEHLPATVTSTR; encoded by the coding sequence GTGGACCACCTTCTTTCTGCCGCCGACGAGCTGCTCACCATCGCGTCTACCGCGGATCGGCCCGGGGAGCTGCGACGGGCGATCGACTACGTCCTGGACTTCGTCGGGCCCGGGTTCACCGTCGAGCGGTTCGAGTCGAACGGCGTACCCAGCGCTCTTGTCTACTGTGGAAATCCGCGACCGGAGTTCGCGGTCATTCTCAACGCCCACCTCGACGTCGTACCCGGATCACCGGACCAGTTCCACCCCCGTCGCGACGGCGACCGCCTGTACGCCCGCGGCGCGCAGGACATGAAGGTCTCGGCGCTGGCCCTGGCGCAGGCGTTCCGCGACACGGCCGCCGCCCTGCCGTACCCGATCGCGCTGCAGCTCGTCGCCGACGAGGAGGTGGGCGGGCGCAACGGCACGCTGCACCAGCTCCAAAGTGGAGTCACCGGCCGGTTCGTCATCATCGGCGAGCACAGCCGCCTGGACATCGTCGCCGACTCGAAAGGGCTCGTCCACGCCAACCTGCGGGCCAGCGGCCGGGGCGGGCACGGCGCGTACCCGTGGTTGGGCGACAACGCGCTGCTCAAGCTCGTCCGTACGGTGACCCGGCTGCAGGACGCCTACCCGCCGCCGGCCGAGGAGGCGTGGCGTACCACCGTCAACCTGGCCCGGATCGAGACGCCCAACCGCGCCTACAACCAGATCCCGGCCGACGCCGAGGCGTGGCTCGACATCCGCTTCCCGCCCGAGGACGCCACCTTCGCCGGCGCGACCGCCGACGGGATGGCGGCGTACCTCGGCGGGTTCTGCGAGCCCGGTGTCACGGTGACGATCAACCACGTCGACGGCCCGCACCACGCCGACCACGACCGCCCGGAGATCGCCCACCTGCGGCGGGCCGCGCAGGACCAGGGCTTCGCGTCCGACTTCCTCTACAAGCACGGCGCGGGCGACGGCCGCTTCTACTCCGCGCGCGGCATCGCCGCGGTCGCGTTCGGCGTCGGGGGCCACGGCCAGCACGGCCCCGAGGAGTACGCCGAGATCCCCACCATCGACCCGTACTACCGCGCGCTCCGCCAGTTCCTGGAGCACCTCCCGGCAACCGTCACCAGCACCCGATGA
- a CDS encoding LacI family DNA-binding transcriptional regulator translates to MTQDAPARRPTLRDVALLAGVSTKTASRVVNGEGGVTAAKVVAVQQAVAKLDYRPNFTASSLRRANGRTAAIAAVLEDVSNPFSSALHRALEDVARDRDVMIFAGSVDEDPQRERALINAFTTRQADALVVVPASDNQRYLASVVNAGTPVVFIDRPPVGIDVDAVLVDNNAGAADAVHHLVAHGHRDIAYLGDLLTIATARQRLQGFKEALSDHGIRPAPEHIAYDLHTEAGAERAALRMLTGESPPTALFTAQNLVTIGAVRALRDLGRQHEVALVGFDDFPLADLLQPPVTVIAQDPSSLGRLAASLIFRRLDGEAWEPKVHLVPTRLIPRGSGEIAGPH, encoded by the coding sequence ATGACGCAGGACGCCCCGGCACGCCGTCCAACGCTGCGCGACGTCGCGCTGCTCGCCGGCGTGAGCACCAAGACCGCCTCCCGGGTCGTCAACGGCGAGGGCGGGGTGACGGCGGCCAAGGTCGTGGCCGTCCAGCAGGCGGTCGCCAAGCTGGACTACCGGCCCAACTTCACCGCCAGCAGCCTGCGGCGCGCCAACGGCCGTACCGCCGCGATCGCCGCCGTGCTGGAGGACGTGTCCAACCCGTTCTCGTCCGCCCTGCACCGCGCGCTCGAAGACGTCGCCCGCGACCGCGACGTCATGATCTTCGCGGGCAGCGTGGACGAGGACCCGCAGCGCGAGCGTGCGTTGATCAACGCGTTCACCACCCGCCAGGCCGACGCGCTCGTGGTGGTGCCCGCCAGCGACAACCAGCGCTACCTCGCCAGCGTGGTCAACGCCGGCACCCCGGTCGTCTTCATCGACCGGCCGCCGGTCGGCATCGACGTCGACGCCGTCCTCGTCGACAACAACGCCGGCGCCGCCGACGCGGTGCACCACCTCGTCGCGCACGGCCACCGCGACATCGCCTACCTCGGCGACCTGCTGACCATCGCCACCGCCCGGCAGCGGTTGCAGGGCTTCAAGGAGGCCCTCAGCGACCACGGCATCCGGCCCGCGCCCGAGCACATCGCGTACGACCTGCACACCGAGGCCGGCGCCGAGCGGGCCGCGCTGCGCATGCTCACCGGCGAGTCACCGCCGACCGCGCTGTTCACCGCGCAAAACCTCGTCACCATCGGGGCCGTACGCGCGCTACGCGACCTGGGCCGCCAGCACGAGGTGGCACTGGTCGGCTTCGACGACTTCCCGCTGGCCGACCTGCTGCAGCCGCCGGTCACCGTCATCGCCCAGGACCCGTCGTCACTGGGCCGCCTGGCCGCGTCCCTGATCTTCCGCCGCCTGGACGGCGAGGCTTGGGAGCCAAAGGTCCACCTGGTCCCCACCCGCCTGATCCCGAGAGGCTCCGGCGAGATAGCGGGGCCGCATTAG
- a CDS encoding substrate-binding domain-containing protein has protein sequence MSKRTGRRAARMFAAVAALSLLATACGGGDDAGDDGVAVSLITKNSTNPFFVSMQEGAKKAAEADGVKLTIAAGKEDGDEAGQVQAIEDAIARGDAGILITPNGPGVNPAIKKARDAGLYVIALDTPPDPASTVDITFATDNFKAGELIGKWTAGQLGGKPATIALLDLFNDKIVSVDYNRDQGFLTGMGINTGDAKKNGDEAPSGNYSGGTYTIVCNEPTNGAEDGGRTAMERCLAKNPNVNVVYTINEPAAVGAQKAMQAAGTKDVLVVSVDGGCNGVQQVKNGVINATSQQYPLKMAELGVKAIKQIATGGAKPAVSGGLDFYDTGVALVTDKPATGVESIDTTEGAQLCWGTA, from the coding sequence ATGAGCAAGCGCACCGGCCGGCGGGCCGCGCGTATGTTCGCCGCCGTAGCCGCCCTGAGCCTGCTGGCCACCGCGTGTGGCGGCGGCGACGACGCGGGCGACGACGGTGTGGCGGTCTCACTGATCACCAAGAACTCCACCAACCCGTTCTTCGTCAGCATGCAGGAGGGCGCGAAGAAGGCCGCCGAGGCCGACGGCGTCAAGCTGACCATCGCCGCCGGCAAGGAGGACGGCGACGAGGCCGGCCAGGTCCAGGCCATCGAGGACGCCATCGCCCGCGGCGACGCGGGCATCCTGATCACGCCGAACGGCCCCGGCGTCAACCCGGCGATCAAGAAGGCCCGCGACGCCGGCCTGTACGTCATCGCCCTGGACACACCGCCCGACCCGGCGTCCACGGTGGACATCACGTTCGCCACGGACAACTTCAAGGCCGGCGAGCTGATCGGGAAGTGGACGGCGGGGCAGCTGGGCGGAAAGCCGGCGACGATCGCCCTGCTCGACCTGTTCAACGACAAGATCGTGTCGGTCGACTACAACCGCGACCAGGGCTTCCTGACCGGCATGGGCATCAACACCGGCGACGCCAAGAAGAACGGCGACGAGGCGCCGTCCGGCAACTACTCCGGCGGGACGTACACGATCGTCTGCAACGAGCCGACCAACGGCGCCGAGGACGGCGGGCGAACGGCCATGGAACGCTGCCTGGCCAAGAACCCGAACGTCAACGTGGTCTACACGATCAACGAGCCGGCCGCGGTCGGGGCGCAGAAGGCCATGCAGGCGGCCGGCACCAAGGACGTGCTCGTCGTGTCCGTGGACGGCGGCTGCAACGGCGTACAGCAGGTCAAGAACGGCGTGATCAACGCGACGTCGCAGCAGTACCCGCTGAAGATGGCCGAACTGGGCGTCAAGGCGATCAAGCAGATCGCCACCGGCGGCGCCAAGCCGGCGGTGAGCGGCGGCCTGGACTTCTACGACACGGGTGTCGCGCTGGTGACGGACAAGCCCGCCACCGGTGTGGAGAGCATCGACACCACCGAGGGCGCGCAGCTCTGCTGGGGCACCGCCTGA